From the genome of Gemmatimonadaceae bacterium:
ATCAGGTCGACGCGTACGTCGTGCCTGTGCGTCTCTCAGCGGCCGTAGAGCCGGACCAGGGTCTGCAGCCTGGCGCGGATTTCTGGCGTGAGCTGCTCCCATCGAAAACGGAATCTCCAATTGCCATGCTGCCGGCCCGGGAAGTTCATCCGGGCCTCGGCGCCGAGGCCGAGCACGTCTTGCATCGGCACGAGCGCCGTGTCGGCGACCGAGGCAAACGCGGAGCGGATCAACGACCAGTGCATCTCGCGCCCGTCGGTGTCGAGGTACTGCATCGCGAACGCCTTTTCCTTCGCGATGGCTTCGGCTGATCGGGTGGAATCGCCGGCGCCGTTGGCGTGCCACCACCCCAGGGTCGTGTCGTTGTCGTGCGTGCCCGTGTAAACGACCCGTTCGCGTGGGTAGTTGTGCGGCAGGAACTCGTTGGCGTGCCCGTCGGCCCCAAACGCAAACTGCAGTATGCTCATACCGGGAAAGCGGCAGCGTTCACGGAGCGCTTCCACGGCCGGGGTGATCATCCCGAGGTTCTCGGCAACGATGGGCAAGGGGCCGAGTGCCTCGGCGATCGCGTCGAAGAGTTCGGCGCCAGGTCCAGGCACCCACTGGCCGTCGACCGCCGTCACCGCGTCGCCCGGAACTTCCCAGTAGGACTCGAAGCCGCGGAAGTGATCGATGCGAACCAGGTCGAACTCCGCGAACGCCGACTTCATGCGACGAATCCACCAGGCGTAGCCCGTCCGACGGGCGGCTTCCCAATCGTAGAGAGGGTTCCCCCAGAGCTGGCCCGTGGCGCTGAAGTAGTCCGGTGGAACGCCGGCCTGCACGCGGAGGCTGCCGTCATCGTTGAGCTGGAACAGTTCCTGATGCGCCCATACGTCCGCGGAATCGTGGGCGACATAGATCGGCAGGTCGCCCATGATGCGGATGCCGCGTTCCGCCGCGGCGCGTTTGAGGGCCCCGAACTGATGGAAAAACAGGTACTGCTCGACCTGTAGCGCCTCGATGCGGGGGCGCAGCCGTTCGCGCCAGTCGGTCAGGGAGACGGGGTCGCGGTGCGCCGCGCCATGTTCCCATCGGTGCCAGACGGCGCCCTCGTGCGCCTCCTTGAGCGCCATGAACAACGCGAAGTCCCCGAGCCAGTCCGCATGCGTTGTCGCGAAGGCTCGATACGCATCGTCAGGGGTGAAAGCGGCGACCGCCTCGGCAAGGAGTCGACGTTTGTGAGGAATGACCCGATCGAAGTCGACGACGTCGGTAGAGGACGCTCCTGCCGCGCCCGCGGCGTGGATGAGCAGCGGATTGCCCGCGAAGGCGGAGAAACATTGATACGGCGAGTCGCCAAATCCCGTAGGCCCGAGCGGCAACATCTGCCAGATCTTCAAGCCTGCATCTGCGAGGATATCCAGAAAGCGATGCGCCTCAGGTCCGAGATCACCGATGCCGTGTGGTCCCGGCAGTGAAGTCGGGTGGAGCAGGATGCCGGCAGCTCTGGGAAATCTCATGCGATGGGACGCGCGCGACGTGGGAAGCAGACCAGCGCGGAATGGGCGCGCGGAGGCAGCGGACGAGTCATTACGGAAGTACTTGCTTCGCATGAAGTTCCGATGTCAAGCATAACGAGGCAATCAGCGAGTGATCCCGGTACACCGAGTGCGTCAGGTGAGGCGATCATCAGAGGACTTTGGTCAACGGTGCGGCCTGCGGCCGGAATGTGGAGATCCTGCAGACGGCTATGAGACGGCGGGGCGGCAGAATGTCTGTGGATTCACGAGGACAACAGTCCGACGCCGTCGTCAGTCGGGTGCGGTGCATCCATGGTGCACGTGCCCATGTTGCAGGGGTAAGGGGTATGGCGGCGGCGTCCGGACCCCCTCGAGTCAGTCGGCGCGCTCTCGCGTCGGAATAGGGTAGAGGCGTCGCGGCCCTTGCCGCGTGGTGGCCCGCTCACCAGCGTTCGCACGGCCCTCACGTCCTCCCTCTCCGCCCTCCCATGTCATTTGGTCGCTCTGTCGCCGCCACGGCGCTCCTTTCCGGCGCGCTCACCCTCCAGGCTCAGCAGCCCGATGCCGCGCTCGTGGCACGTGCCCGGGCCATCCATGATCGAGTCATCACCCTCGATACCCACGTCGACTTCAACCCGGGTCAGTTCACGGCTACCAAGCCGAACTACACGGATCGTCTCAACACCCAGGTCAACCTCCCGAAGATGAAGGAGGGCGGGCTCGACGCCGTCTTCTTCTCCATCTTCGTGGGTCAGGGACCGCTCACGCCCGAAGGGTTCGCGCGCGCCCACGCCGCTGACATCGAGAAGTTCGAGGCGGTGCGCCGCCTGGCCACCGAGCTCGCGCCCGACCGGATAGAGATCGCGCTCACCGCGGCCGACGTCACCCGCATCGCGGCCAAGGGCAAGAAGGTGGCCCTGATGGGCGTTGAGAACGGCTACGGCATCGGGAACGACCTCGCGAACGTGAAGAAGTTCTACGACCTCGGCGCCCGCTACATGTCGCTCGCCCACAACGGGCACTCGCAGCTCTCCGATTCCAACACGGGTGAGCGCGACAACCAGTGGATGTGGAACGGGCTCTCACCGCTCGGCAAGCAGGTCATCGCCGAGATGAATCGCCTGGGCATCATGGTCGACATCTCACACCCGTCCAAGGCGTCGAACATGCAGGCGATGGCGCTCTCGAAGGCGCCGGTGATCGCGTCGCACTCCGCCGTTCGTGCGCTCTGCGATGTGAGCCGCAACCTGGAT
Proteins encoded in this window:
- the malQ gene encoding 4-alpha-glucanotransferase, whose protein sequence is MRFPRAAGILLHPTSLPGPHGIGDLGPEAHRFLDILADAGLKIWQMLPLGPTGFGDSPYQCFSAFAGNPLLIHAAGAAGASSTDVVDFDRVIPHKRRLLAEAVAAFTPDDAYRAFATTHADWLGDFALFMALKEAHEGAVWHRWEHGAAHRDPVSLTDWRERLRPRIEALQVEQYLFFHQFGALKRAAAERGIRIMGDLPIYVAHDSADVWAHQELFQLNDDGSLRVQAGVPPDYFSATGQLWGNPLYDWEAARRTGYAWWIRRMKSAFAEFDLVRIDHFRGFESYWEVPGDAVTAVDGQWVPGPGAELFDAIAEALGPLPIVAENLGMITPAVEALRERCRFPGMSILQFAFGADGHANEFLPHNYPRERVVYTGTHDNDTTLGWWHANGAGDSTRSAEAIAKEKAFAMQYLDTDGREMHWSLIRSAFASVADTALVPMQDVLGLGAEARMNFPGRQHGNWRFRFRWEQLTPEIRARLQTLVRLYGR
- a CDS encoding dipeptidase — translated: MSFGRSVAATALLSGALTLQAQQPDAALVARARAIHDRVITLDTHVDFNPGQFTATKPNYTDRLNTQVNLPKMKEGGLDAVFFSIFVGQGPLTPEGFARAHAADIEKFEAVRRLATELAPDRIEIALTAADVTRIAAKGKKVALMGVENGYGIGNDLANVKKFYDLGARYMSLAHNGHSQLSDSNTGERDNQWMWNGLSPLGKQVIAEMNRLGIMVDISHPSKASNMQAMALSKAPVIASHSAVRALCDVSRNLDDEELRALAKNGGVVQMVAFNSYVKKAPPDSPERTKAMADLRTEFGVAGGGPGGMAGLDSTRRAAFMQRMQALNAKFPPPPRATVKDFVDHIDYAVKLIGIDHVGISSDFDGGGGVDGWNDATETPNVTIELVRRGYTEEQIRKLWSGNLLRVMAEVEKVAKQSRS